One segment of Alligator mississippiensis isolate rAllMis1 chromosome 13, rAllMis1, whole genome shotgun sequence DNA contains the following:
- the CPTP gene encoding ceramide-1-phosphate transfer protein, producing the protein MAERQDGFCLREVLAAFRACLTAEQTVLMDPYLRGWNGLIRFLNSLGTIFSFVSKDAVTKIQIMEKYRSSDQRERYETLQTMVEYELASGLVSLKNRGECPESGCRTILRLHRALHWLQMFLEGLRTSQEDSKTSVICTDSYNASLANYHPWVIRKAATLAFCALPTRNAFLENMNLGTPEEAVDMLGEALPYVCKVYEITEELYAKHKMLDLP; encoded by the exons ATGGCGGAGCGGCAGGACGGCTTCTGCCTGCGGGAGGTGCTGGCCGCCTTTCGGGCCTGCCTCACGGCGGAGCAGACCGTGCTCATGGACCCCTACCTGCGCGGCTGGAACGGGCTCATCAG GTTTCTGAACAGCCTGGGCACGATTTTTTCCTTCGTGTCAAAAGACGCGGTGACCAAGATACAGATCATGGAGAAGTACCGCAGCAGCGACCAGCGGGAGAGATACGAGACTCTTCAGACCATGGTGGAGTATGAGTTGGCCAGCGGCTTGGTCAGTCTCAAAAACCGAGGGGAGTGCCCCGAGTCGGGCTGCCGGACCATCTTGCGCCTCCACCGAGCCCTTCACTGGCTGCAGATGTTTCTCGAGGGGCTGAGGACCAGCCAGGAGGACTCCAAGACGTCTGTGATCTGCACAGACTCGTATAACGCCTCCTTGGCAAACTACCACCCCTGGGTTATTCGCAAGGCCGCCACGCTGGCTTTCTGTGCGTTGCCCACCCGAAACGCATTCCTGGAAAACATGAATCTTGGCACTCCCGAGGAGGCGGTAGATATGCTGGGGGAAGCCTTGCCTTATGTCTGCAAAGTCTATGAGATCACAGAGGAGCTGTATGCAAAGCATAAAATGCTCGACCTTCCTTga
- the INTS11 gene encoding integrator complex subunit 11, with protein sequence MPEIKVTPLGAGQDVGRSCILVSIAGKNVMLDCGMHMGYNDDRRFPDFSYITQNGRLTDFLDCVIISHFHLDHCGALPYFSEMVGYDGPIYMTHPTKAICPILLEDYRKITVDKKGETNFFTSQMIKDCMKKVVAVHLHQTVQVDDELEIKAYYAGHVLGAAMFQIKVGSESVAYTGDYNMTPDRHLGAAWIDKCRPDLLISESTYATTIRDSKRCRERDFLKKVHETVERGGKVLIPVFALGRAQELCILLETFWERMNLKAPIYFSTGLTEKANHYYKLFITWTNQKIRKTFVQRNMFEFKHIKAFDRAFADNPGPMVVFATPGMLHAGQSLQIFRKWAGNEKNMVIMPGYCVQGTVGHKILSGQRKLEMEGRQILEVKMQVEYMSFSAHADAKGIMQLIRQAEPRNVLLVHGEAKKMEFLKQKIEQEFHVNCYMPANGETTTFFTNPNIPVDISLGLLKRETALGPLPDAKKPKLMHGTLIMKDNSFRLVSPEQALKELGLAEHQLRFTCRVHIQDPRKEHETVLRVYNHLKGILKDYSVQHLPDGSIMVESILIQATAHSEDQGTKVLLVSWTYQDEELGSYLTSLLKKGLPQSTG encoded by the exons ATGCCCGAGATTAAAGTCACCCCCCTGG GGGCTGGCCAGGACGTGGGCCGCAGCTGCATCCTGGTGTCCATCGCGGGCAAGAACGTGATGCTGGACTGCGGCATGCACATGGGCTACAACGACGAC AGGCGCTTCCCCGATTTCTCCTACATCACCCAGAACGGGCGGCTGACGGACTTCCTGGACTGCGTCATCATCAG CCACTTCCACTTGGACCACTGTGGAGCCCTGCCATATTTCAGCGAAATGGTCGGCTACGACGGACCCATATACATGACGCACCCCACCAAGGCCATCTGCCCCATCCTGCTGGAAGACTACAGGAAAATCACCGTGGATAAGAAAGGCGAGACCAACTTCTTCACTTCTCAAATGATTAAGGATTGCATGAAGAAAGTGGTAGCTGTCCACCTTCACCAGACCGTCCAG GTGGACGACGAGTTGGAAATCAAGGCATACTACGCTGGCCATGTGCTGGGAGCAGCCATGTTCCAGATCAAAGTTGGCAGCGAGTCTGTGGCGTACACA GGGGATTATAATATGACGCCAGACAGGCATTTAGG TGCTGCTTGGATTGATAAGTGTCGCCCTGATCTATTGATCTCAGAGTCCACCTACGCCACGACTATCAGAGACTCCAAGCGCTGTCGGGAACGAGACTTCCTGAAGAAGGTTCATGAAACCgtggagagaggaggaaag GTCCTTATCCCAGTGTTTGCTCTGGGACGTGCCCAAGAGCTCTGCATCTTACTGGAGACTTTCTG GGAAAGAATGAACCTGAAGGCCCCGATTTATTTCTCCACTGGTCTCACGGAAAAGGCCAATCATTACTACAAGCTCTTCATCACGTGGACCAATCAGAAGATTCGCAAGACTTTTGTCCAGAGGAACATGTTTGAATTCAAACATATCAAGGCTTTTGACAGGGCCTTTGCTGACAACCCTGGGCCAATG GTCGTATTTGCAACTCCAGGCATGCTACATGCAGGACAGTCCCTACAGATCTTCCGGAAATGGGCGGGAAATGAAAAGAACATG GTCATCATGCCAGGTTACTGTGTGCAAGGAACTGTAGGCCACAAGATCCTGAGTGGGCAGCGGAAGCTGGAAATGGAAGGGAGGCAAATA ctggaagtgAAGATGCAGGTGGAATACATGTCCTTCAGTGCCCACGCCGATGCCAAGGGCATCATGCAGCTGATCCGCCAGGCTGAGCCACGCAACGTGCTCCTGGTCCATGGGGAGGCAAAGAAGATGGAGTTCCTGAAGCAAAAAATTGAACAGGAATTTC ATGTGAACTGTTACATGCCTGCAAACGGAGAAACAACTACGTTTTTCACCAACCCCAACATCCCCGTGGACATCTCCCTTGGACTGCTGAAGAGAGAGACTGCACTAG GGCCCCTCCCAGACGCCAAGAAGCCAAAGCTCATGCATGGCACGTTGATCATGAAGGATAAT AGCTTCCGTCTGGTCTCTCCTGAGCAGGCGCTAAAGGAGCTGGGCCTTGCAGAGCACCAGCTGCGCTTTACCTGTCGTGTCCACATCCAAGACCCTCGCAAGGAGCACGAAACAGTGCTGCGGGTTTACAACCACCTCAAGGG CATCCTCAAGGATTATTCAGTTCAGCACCTCCCTGATGGGTCTATAATGGTGGAGTCTATTCTCATCCAGGCCACAGCACATTCAGAGGATCAAGGAACCAAAGTTCTGCTCGTTTCCTGGACGTACCAG GATGAAGAACTGGGCAGCTATCTGACCTCCCTCCTGAAAAAGGGGCTGCCCCAGTCAACGGGCTGA
- the LOC102570598 gene encoding lysophosphatidic acid receptor 6, whose translation MASLPWTMAKGLSNETVNASLEVSFQYPLFTVIYSLVFVLGLIENILVLYLLASKVTHTSHSYIYIMNLAIVDTLFVCILPFKIHYHRNQNHWIFGDLACRITGTFYYINIYLSIAFFTCICIDRYIAVLHPFTYIKIKGTHYTLVVVALWLAAVSIAISLILEGPLHNINTGNKTACFENFPVTSWTHRMVPYNILALVFGFVIPFAVILISYPLIAKRISHIRHNMFKKKALRTIYLILFICTMCFLPYHLTHLFHFLARAELIKNPQFTNFIYKMRRVTLALVSFNCCLNPILYYFMSASKQWRCHIRLRSRPKQVYTICDRKFSNHSCFYQSKSEPKLESKNTRMKHWFM comes from the coding sequence ATGGCAAGCCTTCCCTGGACCATGGCAAAGGGGCTCTCCAATGAGACAGTCAATGCCAGCTTGGAGGTAAGCTTCCAGTACCCCCTCTTCACTGTCATCTACAGCCTTGTCTTTGTGCTGGGACTGATAGAGAACATCCTTGTCCTGTACCTGTTAGCCTCCAAGGTCACCCACACCTCTCATTCCTACATATACATAATGAACCTGGCTATAGTAGATACCTTGTTTGTTTGCATTTTGCCCTTTAAAATCCATTACCATCGAAACCAGAACCACTGGATCTTTGGTGACCTGGCTTGCAGAATCACTGGCACCTTCTATTACATCAACATCTACCTAAGCATTGCCTTCTTCACCTGCATTTGTATTGATCGGTACATAGCCGTGCTGCACCCCTTCACATACATCAAGATCAAAGGCACCCACTACACACTAGTAGTCGTTGCCCTCTGGTTGGCTGCCGTAAGCATTGCCATCTCGCTGATACTCGAGGGGCCTCTTCACAACATCAACACAGGGAACAAGACAGCCTGTTTTGAGAACTTCCCAGTGACCAGCTGGACCCATCGCATGGTGCCCTACAACATTCTTGCCTTGGTGTTTGGCTTCGTCATTCCCTTTGCTGTCATCCTGATCAGCTACCCTCTTATTGCCAAGCGCATCTCCCACATCAGGCACAACATGTTCAAGAAGAAGGCCTTGAGGACTATCTACTTGATCCTGTTTATCTGCACCATGTGCTTCCTTCCTTACCACCTCACCCACCTCTTCCACTTCCTGGCTAGGGCTGAGCTCATCAAAAATCCCCAGTTTACCAACTTCATCTACAAAATGCGCCGGGTTACATTAGCCTTGGTTAGTTTTAACTGCTGCCTGAACCCCATCCTGTACTACTTCATGTCTGCCAGCAAGCAGTGGCGCTGTCACATCAGGCTTCGATCCCGGCCCAAGCAGGTTTATACCATCTGTGACAGAAAATTCAGTAACCATTCCTGCTTTTACCAAAGCAAGTCAGAGCCAAAACTTGAAAGCAAAAACACAAGGATGAAACACTGGTTTATGTAA